A DNA window from Sphingomonas profundi contains the following coding sequences:
- a CDS encoding type II toxin-antitoxin system VapC family toxin, with protein MSYLLDTHALIWWWLGDPALSIAARDLMVDRANRIFVSPVTAVEIAIKVRSGKLAGMSEPLAAFGEGLAADGFRTLDIRYDHARRAGLMAGEHRDPFDRLLAAQALTEGLTIITRDTAIARFGCEVIW; from the coding sequence ATGTCCTACCTGCTGGATACGCATGCGCTGATATGGTGGTGGCTCGGCGATCCCGCCTTGTCGATCGCGGCCCGCGACCTGATGGTCGATCGCGCGAACCGGATATTCGTCAGCCCTGTGACCGCTGTCGAGATCGCCATCAAGGTTCGCTCCGGCAAGCTGGCGGGGATGAGCGAGCCGCTGGCCGCGTTTGGAGAAGGGCTTGCCGCCGATGGTTTCCGCACTCTGGACATTCGCTACGACCACGCGCGCAGAGCCGGTCTGATGGCGGGGGAACATCGTGATCCGTTCGACCGTCTGCTGGCGGCGCAGGCCCTTACCGAGGGACTGACGATAATCACCCGCGACACGGCCATCGCGCGGTTTGGCTGCGAGGTGATCTGGTAA
- a CDS encoding type II toxin-antitoxin system Phd/YefM family antitoxin yields the protein MSATVNVHEAKTNLSKLLERAHGGEEIIVAKAGKPYARLVPLEAATQEPRKPGRFRHLLGTIDNAVLFEPMSDDDLDAWDGKYSHIL from the coding sequence ATGTCAGCCACCGTCAACGTCCACGAGGCCAAGACCAACCTGTCGAAGCTGCTCGAACGCGCGCATGGCGGGGAGGAGATCATCGTGGCCAAGGCCGGCAAGCCATATGCCCGGCTGGTGCCTTTGGAGGCGGCGACGCAGGAGCCTCGCAAGCCCGGTCGGTTCCGGCATCTGCTCGGAACGATCGACAATGCCGTCCTGTTCGAACCGATGTCGGACGATGATCTGGATGCTTGGGACGGCAAATATTCGCATATCCTGTAG
- the cobS gene encoding cobaltochelatase subunit CobS, producing the protein MTDLSNVQPDSRAETVLAAPDRMVKVREVFGIDSDMEVPAFSEADERVPDLDPAYVFDPDTTLAIAAGFAHNRRVMVQGYHGTGKSTHVEQVAARLNWPCIRINLDAHISRIDLVGRDAIVLRDGQQVTEFREGLLPWALQTPTALVFDEYDAGRPDVMFVIQRVLETEGKLTLLDQNRVIRPSPWFRLFATSNTVGLGDTTGLYHGTQQINQGQMDRWNIVVTLNYLPAAVEAQIVLAKSGEYDKPDGKKVVDNMVKVADLTRQGFIAGDISTVMSPRTVISWAQNALIFNDVGFAFRLSFLNKCDEAERALVAEYYQRVFGKDLPESVAGKKG; encoded by the coding sequence ATGACCGACCTCTCGAACGTCCAGCCAGACAGCCGCGCCGAGACGGTGCTCGCCGCCCCAGACCGGATGGTGAAGGTGCGCGAGGTGTTCGGCATCGACAGCGACATGGAGGTGCCGGCCTTCTCCGAGGCGGACGAGCGGGTGCCCGATCTCGATCCCGCCTATGTGTTCGATCCGGACACCACCCTGGCGATCGCCGCCGGCTTCGCCCACAACCGCCGGGTGATGGTGCAGGGCTATCACGGCACCGGCAAGTCCACCCATGTCGAGCAGGTGGCGGCGCGGCTCAACTGGCCGTGCATCCGCATCAACCTGGATGCCCATATCAGCCGCATCGATCTGGTCGGCCGCGACGCGATCGTGCTGCGCGACGGCCAGCAGGTAACGGAGTTTCGCGAGGGGCTGCTGCCCTGGGCGCTGCAGACGCCGACCGCCCTGGTGTTCGACGAATATGACGCCGGCCGGCCGGACGTGATGTTCGTGATCCAGCGCGTGCTGGAGACGGAGGGCAAGCTGACCCTGCTGGACCAGAACCGGGTGATCCGCCCCTCGCCCTGGTTCCGTCTGTTCGCCACGTCGAACACGGTGGGGCTGGGCGACACGACCGGCCTCTATCACGGCACCCAGCAGATCAATCAGGGCCAGATGGATCGCTGGAACATCGTCGTCACGCTCAACTACCTGCCGGCGGCGGTGGAGGCACAGATCGTGCTCGCCAAGTCCGGCGAGTATGACAAGCCGGACGGCAAGAAGGTGGTCGACAACATGGTGAAGGTGGCGGACCTGACCCGCCAGGGCTTCATCGCCGGCGATATCTCCACCGTGATGAGCCCGCGCACGGTGATCTCGTGGGCGCAGAATGCGCTGATCTTCAACGATGTCGGCTTCGCCTTCCGCCTCAGCTTCCTCAACAAGTGCGACGAGGCGGAGCGCGCGCTGGTGGCCGAATATTATCAGCGCGTGTTCGGCAAGGACCTGCCGGAGAGCGTGGCGGGTAAGAAGGGTTGA
- a CDS encoding J domain-containing protein, with protein sequence MADEGQGQARRSPRFHGRVGGGDRRCEWDACGEAGEFRAPPREGRRPGDGPGAWRWFCLDHVREFNGGYNFFEGMSMEEIEREQRPFAGWERETRAFAANAGATPRWADFVDPLDAIGAKFARERPAAANGHLFGEAERRALKVLGLAPDADRRALRQRYADLLRRYHPDRNGGDRAHEKALRDVIAAYTALKSSPAFA encoded by the coding sequence TTGGCGGACGAAGGACAGGGTCAGGCACGGCGATCGCCCCGCTTCCACGGCCGGGTGGGTGGCGGCGACCGGCGATGCGAGTGGGACGCATGCGGCGAGGCGGGCGAGTTCCGCGCGCCCCCGCGCGAGGGGCGCCGCCCCGGCGACGGGCCGGGCGCGTGGCGCTGGTTCTGCCTGGATCACGTCCGCGAGTTCAACGGCGGCTACAATTTCTTCGAAGGCATGAGCATGGAGGAGATCGAGCGCGAGCAGCGCCCCTTCGCGGGCTGGGAGCGGGAGACGCGCGCCTTCGCCGCCAATGCCGGCGCCACGCCGCGCTGGGCCGATTTCGTCGACCCGCTGGACGCGATCGGCGCCAAGTTCGCCCGCGAACGGCCGGCGGCGGCCAACGGCCACCTGTTCGGCGAGGCGGAGCGCCGCGCGCTGAAGGTGCTCGGCCTTGCGCCGGACGCGGATCGCAGGGCCTTGCGCCAGCGTTATGCCGATCTGCTGCGCCGCTACCACCCCGATCGCAACGGCGGCGATCGCGCCCACGAGAAGGCATTGCGGGACGTGATCGCGGCCTATACCGCTCTCAAATCCTCGCCAGCCTTCGCCTGA
- a CDS encoding BolA family protein — protein sequence MNAHPTGPVAQAIEQRLRAALSPTRLVVTDDSESHRGHAGHDGSGESHFTVEIVAPAFEGQGRVARQRAVNAALADLLAERVHALAIKARAPSEAQGSAEV from the coding sequence ATGAACGCACATCCTACCGGGCCAGTGGCCCAGGCGATCGAACAGCGGCTGCGCGCCGCCTTGTCCCCCACCCGCCTCGTCGTGACCGACGACAGCGAATCGCATCGCGGCCATGCCGGGCACGACGGCAGCGGCGAGAGCCACTTCACGGTGGAGATCGTGGCGCCCGCGTTCGAGGGGCAGGGCCGCGTCGCCCGGCAGCGGGCCGTGAACGCGGCGTTGGCCGATCTGCTGGCGGAGCGCGTTCATGCGCTGGCGATCAAGGCCAGGGCGCCTTCGGAGGCGCAGGGATCGGCGGAGGTGTGA
- a CDS encoding glutathione S-transferase family protein encodes MAYDLWYWPTIPGRGEFVRLALEAGGIAYRDLARGEGGMQALSDDLQVPREEPPFAPPYLIADGMTIAQVATILLFLGDAHGLAPADAKGRLWVNQLQLTIADAVAEAHDVHHPVGIMLYYEDQKAEALRRATEFREERIPKYLRYFERALLHHGPWLAGDRWSYADLSLFQLVEGLNFAFPQRMERCLRDCPKLIDLHAAVRDLPELAGYLASDRRLPFGDGIFRHYPELDEA; translated from the coding sequence ATGGCATATGATCTGTGGTACTGGCCGACCATTCCGGGCCGCGGCGAGTTCGTGCGGCTGGCGCTGGAGGCGGGCGGCATCGCCTATCGCGACCTGGCGCGCGGCGAGGGCGGCATGCAGGCGTTGTCGGACGATCTGCAGGTGCCGCGCGAGGAGCCGCCGTTCGCCCCGCCCTATCTGATCGCCGACGGCATGACGATCGCGCAGGTGGCGACCATCCTGCTGTTCCTGGGCGACGCGCACGGGCTGGCGCCGGCCGATGCGAAGGGCAGGCTATGGGTGAACCAGCTGCAGCTGACGATCGCCGATGCCGTGGCCGAGGCGCACGACGTGCACCATCCGGTGGGCATCATGCTCTACTACGAGGACCAGAAGGCCGAGGCGCTACGCCGCGCGACCGAGTTCCGCGAGGAGCGGATCCCCAAATATCTGCGCTATTTCGAGCGGGCGCTGCTGCACCACGGCCCGTGGTTGGCGGGCGATCGCTGGAGCTACGCCGATCTCTCGCTGTTCCAGCTGGTGGAGGGGCTGAACTTCGCCTTCCCGCAGCGGATGGAGCGGTGCCTGCGCGACTGCCCGAAGCTGATCGATCTCCACGCGGCGGTGCGCGATCTGCCCGAGCTGGCCGGCTATCTGGCCAGCGACCGCCGCCTGCCGTTCGGCGATGGCATCTTCCGCCATTATCCGGAGCTGGACGAGGCATGA
- a CDS encoding NUDIX hydrolase — MRARRPAARILLVDGRGRVLLFRFSPADRPPFWVTPGGALEPGEDHAAAARRELREEVGLDLDCGPEVARREVEFLTIEGVEVRADERYFRVDVDACEVDPAGHTELERQVMQTWRWFDRAALAGHAEPIFPVDLADLLAATEPADVRHA, encoded by the coding sequence ATGAGGGCCAGGCGCCCCGCCGCCCGCATCCTGCTGGTGGACGGGCGCGGCCGCGTGCTGCTGTTCCGCTTCTCGCCCGCCGATCGCCCGCCTTTCTGGGTGACGCCCGGCGGCGCGCTGGAGCCCGGCGAGGACCATGCCGCCGCCGCCCGCCGCGAACTGCGCGAGGAGGTGGGCCTCGATCTCGATTGCGGGCCGGAGGTCGCCCGCCGCGAGGTGGAGTTCCTGACGATAGAGGGCGTGGAGGTGCGCGCCGACGAACGCTATTTCCGCGTGGACGTGGACGCCTGCGAGGTCGATCCGGCCGGCCATACCGAGCTGGAGCGGCAGGTGATGCAGACGTGGCGCTGGTTCGATCGCGCCGCGCTGGCCGGCCATGCCGAACCGATCTTCCCGGTCGATCTCGCCGATCTGCTCGCCGCCACGGAGCCTGCCGATGTCCGCCACGCCTGA